The Streptomyces sp. NL15-2K genome contains a region encoding:
- a CDS encoding HEXXH motif-containing putative peptide modification protein yields MGVDRGLIPERAAEIIVRRRHGRNRRGSGYLVAPGRVLTAAHVVKGAVSVRVRFQADRPGERTIEASVVWRHVGVDAAVLALQGVPVGVEEDVAPVRFGQVSEWDRVVRCTALGFPRFKLRTHPDGSRYRDSEHVHATCALLSNRREGTLDLKVDSPPDDDPDQDPWEGMSGAAVFCNGHLVGVVSLHHRTDGRGRIAARRVDRWTEKLTKAQSAALTHALGGWLDLSRLPDSVRPTSTGAAPGDLRSPDVTVGPYGQARVTAGPSDGAPMPLGLPGRQVSDDQLRGRDALVAELTDAVRRRADGDPSVSGVWVLSGMGGSGKTTVALEAAHRLKRQVRHVWWVSAAQVGDFVATLRAVAYAAGAREAEFSGRHPADVLWDRLNALTTPWLLIMDNVDDPSVLEVHPEARGSGWLRQPAGPQGTVLITSRLSRAEFWAVDGVHMIAVDVLSTADGARVLCDLAPTAGDEEEACDLAEHLGGLPLALNLAGSYLKKAGEKTSVLPHRTFTDYRRQFEALLATAASDPDMDGGSRRTIPTTYELSLGLLDGGRTKLARPLLRLLCALGPTRIPHEKPLDLLDQELLATSGLFEHVTHERLQDALDGLSGLNLIRFVDTAGAQETPDEGPTTWISIHPVIRAANRPQPDFRAHKPLLLRLVTAQLNRCIATLNPDTPEDGPLWRAIAPHCTAPLELLPDDDLAATGDMDAGLVVEVTEPAVRAAEYHRHLGMYGEAVTELTAVSRIRARALGDDAPATIVSRLRLGWMLRDHGSLREADQLYQEVVRHCERALPDGHPYLQSARTGRARVLRELARYEEAETELRAALAMRLRDSPANSVGILRIRHDLATLDHKRGRPKEAATELRDVVRRLKALTGDDDLLALAMEVGLVRGLRDAGDAGEAEALAENVVRRYLRVRESDHPDVLLARHERARLLRDRESDTASLERAREELTDVWRISERRIGPDHPDTIAAQHELASVWHRLGRPDFAGELFRAALESGRRRLGEHHPAVALCARHLALALLDSAEPGPGPIRHGGGFARADRAEAHQNDVTGNDHVLVPAIPDLTRLALQEALSPQPHPATERLLARYVRPHLSRGGAEPGGAGMSQGWSVRRRRAGAERAGPSVSYGPAAPAGIESATGEEAPPLLFPSPADVLALAAGEEDHHLIEQLRGQQRGARAVVLGELLRIAAAVTTGRTDESIRPQWVRDLLLQAERANPGAVSEVLRHPCVGRWMSRALRALYSPPGGPRAWSGTPPADLSHLYSIAAAAGFNAGVALTLPLSVRDGFVFLPGLGAADFSGTGATAAQISGDGRTALIRAGSNEVMLPSRSNPRPRGWVPVTRVRRPVRRGISFDLVLEDRDPYRQTDGPVAPRPLGQTDVTHWRRTTREAADLLARVAPRQAETLATALTSLTPWPRSDGAMASVSSSDAFGGAVISSPPDAEDLAVTLLHEFRHMKLNAVLDCLDLYEEGESPDGELFYAPWRDDPRPLPGFFHGVFAFFGVSDFWRKLVEEATGETLRRAQFQLAYWRAQTRDAYVALCSSPRLTAAGREFAAAVGKGLVTWFEYEAVPEEIAAIAMDAVMAHRVLWRLHHLHPAFPDEAEVADAWRSKAPCPPMDHRTVRVAPGPSVPSLGGLPAQLYREATDPSHNFGDADEACRLAIDEVTRSPQRHERWMRLALVLRRACAATSSGTSQTAAAAQTLTHWPELVRATHIRLTAAIGRRPHPVELAAWLGESRSTTDRSALPPMYPL; encoded by the coding sequence ATGGGGGTTGATCGTGGGCTGATACCGGAGCGGGCCGCCGAGATCATCGTCCGTCGGCGGCACGGCAGGAACCGCCGTGGCTCGGGGTATCTCGTCGCGCCCGGGAGGGTGCTGACCGCAGCGCACGTCGTCAAGGGCGCGGTGAGCGTCCGCGTGCGCTTCCAGGCCGACCGGCCGGGGGAGCGGACGATCGAGGCGAGCGTGGTGTGGCGGCACGTCGGTGTCGACGCCGCCGTCCTCGCGCTCCAGGGCGTCCCAGTCGGCGTGGAGGAGGACGTCGCACCCGTCCGGTTCGGACAGGTCAGTGAATGGGACAGGGTGGTACGGTGCACCGCCCTGGGCTTTCCGCGCTTCAAGCTGCGTACGCATCCCGACGGGTCACGCTATCGGGACTCCGAGCACGTGCACGCGACCTGCGCGCTTTTGTCCAACCGTCGCGAGGGCACACTCGACCTGAAGGTCGACTCGCCACCCGACGACGATCCGGACCAGGACCCGTGGGAAGGAATGTCCGGCGCAGCGGTGTTCTGCAACGGCCACCTCGTCGGAGTCGTCTCCCTCCATCACCGTACCGACGGGCGGGGCCGAATCGCCGCGAGGCGGGTCGACCGTTGGACCGAGAAGCTGACGAAGGCCCAATCGGCGGCGCTCACCCACGCCTTGGGAGGGTGGCTGGACCTCTCTCGATTGCCCGACAGTGTTCGGCCCACCTCCACCGGCGCGGCACCAGGAGATCTCCGGTCTCCGGATGTGACCGTCGGACCCTACGGGCAGGCGCGCGTGACGGCCGGGCCCTCCGACGGGGCACCCATGCCCCTGGGGCTGCCGGGCCGCCAGGTCAGCGACGACCAACTGCGGGGACGCGACGCGCTGGTCGCCGAGCTGACGGACGCGGTGCGTCGGCGCGCCGACGGCGATCCGTCCGTATCGGGCGTATGGGTCCTGTCCGGGATGGGCGGGAGCGGAAAGACGACCGTCGCACTCGAAGCCGCACACCGGCTGAAGCGTCAGGTCAGGCACGTGTGGTGGGTGTCGGCAGCACAAGTCGGGGACTTCGTCGCGACACTGCGGGCGGTCGCATATGCGGCGGGCGCCCGGGAGGCCGAATTCTCCGGTCGTCACCCGGCGGATGTGTTGTGGGACCGTCTCAACGCCCTCACCACCCCGTGGCTCCTGATCATGGACAACGTCGATGACCCCTCTGTGCTGGAGGTACATCCGGAGGCGAGGGGCAGCGGATGGCTGCGACAGCCGGCGGGACCGCAGGGAACCGTGCTGATCACCAGCCGCCTGTCACGCGCCGAGTTCTGGGCGGTGGACGGCGTCCATATGATCGCCGTCGATGTCCTCTCCACCGCCGACGGGGCCAGGGTGCTGTGTGACCTGGCGCCCACCGCGGGAGATGAGGAGGAGGCCTGCGACCTCGCCGAACACCTGGGAGGTCTGCCGCTGGCGCTCAACCTCGCAGGGTCCTACTTGAAGAAGGCGGGGGAGAAGACCTCGGTCCTGCCGCACAGGACATTCACTGACTACCGCCGCCAGTTCGAGGCCCTCCTGGCAACGGCGGCGTCGGATCCGGACATGGACGGGGGAAGCCGCCGCACCATCCCGACCACGTACGAGCTTTCCCTCGGTCTGTTGGACGGCGGACGCACCAAACTGGCCCGCCCGCTCCTGCGGCTGCTGTGCGCTCTCGGCCCGACCCGCATTCCCCATGAAAAGCCTCTCGATCTTCTCGATCAGGAACTGCTTGCGACCAGCGGACTCTTCGAGCATGTGACGCACGAGCGCCTTCAGGATGCCCTGGACGGGCTCAGCGGGCTGAACCTCATCCGGTTCGTGGACACAGCCGGCGCCCAGGAGACACCCGACGAGGGGCCGACGACGTGGATCTCCATTCACCCGGTGATCCGTGCAGCCAACCGGCCGCAGCCGGACTTCAGGGCACACAAACCGCTGCTCCTGCGCCTGGTCACGGCTCAGCTGAACCGGTGCATCGCCACGTTGAACCCGGACACGCCCGAAGACGGGCCGCTGTGGCGGGCGATCGCGCCGCACTGCACCGCCCCTTTGGAACTGCTGCCCGACGACGACCTGGCGGCCACCGGTGACATGGACGCCGGGCTGGTCGTCGAGGTCACCGAGCCCGCTGTGCGGGCCGCGGAGTACCACCGCCACCTGGGCATGTACGGCGAGGCCGTCACCGAGCTCACCGCAGTCAGCCGGATCCGGGCGCGCGCGCTGGGTGACGACGCTCCCGCCACGATCGTCAGCCGACTGCGCCTGGGCTGGATGCTGCGCGACCACGGCTCCCTCAGGGAGGCCGACCAGCTGTACCAGGAGGTGGTACGGCACTGCGAGCGCGCCCTGCCGGACGGTCATCCGTACCTGCAGTCGGCCAGGACCGGCCGTGCCCGTGTGCTGCGGGAGCTGGCGCGATACGAGGAAGCCGAGACCGAGTTGCGTGCGGCGCTCGCCATGCGCCTGCGCGACTCGCCTGCGAACTCGGTCGGCATTCTGCGTATCCGCCACGACCTGGCGACGCTCGACCACAAGCGGGGGCGACCGAAGGAGGCCGCCACCGAACTGCGTGACGTCGTCCGGCGGCTCAAAGCACTGACCGGAGACGACGATCTGCTGGCGCTCGCCATGGAAGTCGGACTGGTGCGAGGCTTACGTGACGCGGGCGACGCCGGCGAAGCGGAGGCGCTGGCGGAGAACGTCGTACGCAGGTACCTCAGGGTCCGCGAATCCGATCACCCCGATGTGCTCCTCGCCCGCCACGAACGCGCCCGCCTCCTCCGGGACCGCGAGTCGGACACCGCGTCCCTCGAGCGGGCGCGGGAGGAGCTGACCGATGTCTGGCGCATCAGCGAGAGGCGGATCGGACCGGACCATCCGGACACCATCGCCGCCCAGCACGAACTCGCGTCCGTATGGCACCGGCTCGGCCGACCCGACTTCGCAGGGGAGCTCTTTCGGGCCGCGTTGGAGTCAGGCAGACGGCGACTGGGCGAGCACCACCCCGCCGTCGCGCTCTGCGCGCGCCACCTCGCGCTGGCGCTCCTCGATTCCGCCGAGCCGGGACCCGGGCCGATCCGGCACGGAGGGGGCTTCGCGAGGGCAGATCGGGCCGAGGCACATCAGAACGACGTCACCGGGAACGACCATGTGCTTGTGCCGGCGATCCCCGACCTGACGAGGCTCGCACTCCAGGAGGCCCTGTCTCCCCAACCCCATCCGGCCACGGAGCGGCTTCTGGCCCGGTACGTCCGGCCGCACCTGAGCCGTGGCGGAGCCGAGCCGGGAGGCGCCGGCATGTCGCAGGGCTGGAGCGTGCGGCGGCGCCGAGCGGGCGCGGAGCGGGCGGGGCCGTCGGTGAGCTATGGGCCCGCTGCCCCTGCCGGCATCGAGTCGGCCACTGGGGAAGAGGCGCCCCCACTCCTCTTCCCCAGTCCCGCCGACGTACTGGCCCTGGCCGCCGGCGAGGAGGACCACCATCTGATCGAACAGCTGAGAGGCCAACAGCGCGGCGCCCGTGCGGTGGTCCTGGGCGAGCTCCTGCGCATTGCCGCCGCGGTCACGACGGGCCGCACGGACGAGTCGATCAGGCCCCAGTGGGTACGGGACCTCCTCCTGCAGGCCGAAAGGGCCAATCCCGGAGCGGTCTCCGAGGTCCTGCGCCATCCCTGCGTCGGCCGCTGGATGAGCCGGGCGCTGCGCGCCCTGTACTCCCCGCCCGGCGGGCCTCGAGCATGGTCCGGTACGCCACCCGCCGACCTGAGCCATTTGTATTCGATCGCGGCAGCAGCGGGCTTCAACGCCGGCGTCGCCCTCACCCTTCCCCTCTCCGTGCGTGACGGCTTCGTCTTCCTACCCGGCCTGGGAGCGGCCGACTTCTCCGGGACCGGGGCCACTGCCGCACAGATCTCCGGAGACGGGCGCACCGCCCTGATCCGCGCCGGGAGCAACGAAGTGATGCTGCCCAGCCGGAGCAATCCCCGCCCCAGGGGCTGGGTCCCCGTCACCCGTGTACGCAGGCCCGTCAGGCGGGGAATCTCCTTCGATCTGGTGCTGGAGGACAGGGACCCCTACCGGCAGACCGATGGTCCCGTGGCACCCCGCCCGTTGGGCCAGACGGACGTCACCCACTGGCGGCGGACCACTCGTGAGGCGGCGGACCTGTTGGCCCGAGTCGCCCCCCGGCAGGCCGAGACACTGGCGACGGCCCTCACCTCGCTCACGCCTTGGCCCCGATCGGACGGTGCGATGGCGTCGGTCTCGTCCAGTGACGCGTTCGGCGGGGCCGTGATCAGCTCGCCACCGGACGCCGAGGACCTCGCCGTCACCCTGCTGCACGAATTCCGCCACATGAAGCTCAACGCAGTACTGGACTGCCTTGATCTGTACGAGGAGGGGGAGAGCCCCGACGGGGAGCTCTTCTACGCACCGTGGCGGGACGACCCGCGCCCCCTTCCCGGCTTCTTCCACGGGGTCTTCGCCTTCTTCGGGGTGTCCGACTTCTGGCGGAAGCTCGTCGAGGAGGCGACGGGGGAGACGCTCCGGCGTGCGCAGTTCCAGTTGGCGTACTGGCGCGCGCAGACCCGGGACGCGTATGTCGCGCTGTGTTCGTCTCCCCGTCTGACCGCGGCGGGACGGGAGTTCGCGGCCGCCGTGGGCAAGGGCCTCGTGACCTGGTTCGAGTACGAAGCCGTCCCCGAGGAGATCGCGGCGATCGCCATGGACGCGGTCATGGCCCACCGCGTGCTGTGGCGGCTGCACCACCTGCACCCGGCCTTCCCGGACGAGGCGGAAGTCGCCGACGCATGGCGGTCCAAGGCGCCCTGCCCACCCATGGACCACCGCACAGTGCGCGTGGCCCCGGGCCCCTCGGTGCCCTCGCTCGGCGGTCTCCCGGCGCAGCTGTACCGGGAAGCGACCGACCCTTCCCACAACTTCGGCGATGCGGACGAGGCCTGCCGCCTCGCCATCGACGAGGTGACACGGTCGCCGCAGCGACATGAGAGGTGGATGCGCCTCGCCCTCGTCCTGCGGCGGGCATGCGCGGCGACCTCTTCCGGCACCTCGCAGACGGCCGCGGCGGCACAAACCCTGACTCACTGGCCGGAATTGGTCCGCGCCACCCACATCCGTCTCACCGCCGCCATCGGCAGGCGTCCGCATCCGGTGGAACTGGCCGCTTGGCTGGGCGAGTCGAGGAGCACCACCGATCGTTCCGCCCTCCCACCCATGTACCCCCTGTGA
- the paaK gene encoding phenylacetate--CoA ligase PaaK — MADATDLLDSGERLDGAALRALQAERLRASLRHAYDNVPFYRESFDKAGVRPEDCRALADLSRFPFTTKADLRENYPYGMFAVPQGRIRRIHASSGTTGRPTVVGYTDDDLSLWADMVARSLRAAGARPGDKVHVAYGYGLFTGGLGAHYGAERLGCTVIPASGGMTARQVQLIQDLRPEVIMVTPSYMLTILDEFERQGVDPRGTSLRVGIFGAEPWTERMRQEIEERFAIDAVDIYGLSEVIGPGVAQECVETKDGLHVWEDHFFPEVVDPITGEVLPDGEQGELVFTSLTKQAMPVIRYRTRDLTRLLPGTARVFRRMEKVTGRSDDMVILRGVNLFPTQIEEIVLRTPGVAPHFQLRLTREGRLDALTVRAEARPDANHETREAAARSIQAAVKDGIGVSVEVEIVDPESLERSVGKMRRIVDLRRR, encoded by the coding sequence ATGGCGGACGCGACGGACCTGCTGGACTCGGGTGAACGGCTCGACGGCGCGGCGCTGCGGGCGTTGCAAGCGGAGCGGCTGCGGGCCTCGCTGCGGCACGCGTACGACAACGTGCCCTTCTACCGGGAGTCCTTCGACAAGGCCGGTGTCCGTCCGGAGGACTGCCGGGCCCTGGCCGACCTGTCCCGTTTCCCGTTCACGACCAAGGCGGACCTGCGCGAGAACTATCCGTACGGGATGTTCGCCGTGCCCCAGGGCCGTATCCGCCGCATCCACGCGTCGAGCGGCACCACCGGACGCCCCACGGTCGTCGGCTACACCGACGACGACCTTTCCCTGTGGGCCGACATGGTGGCCCGCTCCCTCCGTGCGGCGGGCGCACGGCCCGGCGACAAGGTGCATGTGGCCTACGGCTATGGGCTCTTCACGGGTGGACTGGGCGCCCACTACGGGGCCGAGCGCCTCGGCTGTACGGTCATCCCCGCGTCCGGCGGTATGACCGCCCGCCAGGTCCAGTTGATCCAGGACCTCAGGCCCGAGGTCATCATGGTGACGCCCTCGTACATGCTGACGATTCTCGACGAGTTCGAACGCCAGGGCGTCGACCCGCGCGGCACGTCCCTGCGCGTGGGGATCTTCGGCGCCGAGCCCTGGACCGAGCGGATGCGGCAGGAGATCGAGGAGCGGTTCGCGATCGACGCGGTCGACATATACGGGCTGTCGGAGGTGATCGGCCCGGGGGTCGCGCAGGAGTGCGTGGAGACCAAGGACGGGCTGCACGTGTGGGAGGACCACTTCTTCCCCGAGGTCGTCGACCCGATCACCGGTGAGGTACTGCCGGACGGCGAGCAGGGGGAGCTCGTCTTCACCTCACTCACCAAGCAGGCCATGCCTGTCATCCGCTACCGGACGCGCGACCTGACACGGCTGCTGCCCGGCACTGCCCGGGTCTTCCGGCGGATGGAGAAGGTGACCGGCCGCAGCGACGACATGGTGATCCTGCGCGGGGTGAACCTCTTCCCCACGCAGATCGAGGAGATCGTGCTGCGCACACCGGGCGTCGCTCCCCATTTCCAGCTGCGCCTGACCCGCGAGGGCCGCCTCGATGCCCTGACCGTCCGTGCCGAGGCCCGTCCCGACGCCAACCATGAAACCCGGGAGGCGGCTGCACGGTCCATCCAGGCGGCCGTCAAGGACGGCATCGGCGTGTCGGTCGAGGTGGAGATCGTCGATCCGGAGTCGCTGGAGCGGTCGGTGGGGAAGATGCGGCGGATCGTGGATCTGCGCCGACGTTAG
- a CDS encoding alpha/beta hydrolase — MPTFTASDGTELTYHLRGEGSPLVVLPGGPMRASAYLGDLGGLSAYRRLVLLDLRGTGDSAVPADPATARCDRLVDDVEVLRAHMGWEHMDVLGHSAGGSLAMLYAARYPERVGRLLLVTATPWALGMPATDGDRLAAARLRTGEPWFEGVFPAFEAWLAGTGEYDPVFAPFFYGRWDKAAEEHEARADEEFNDEAADVYGSEGAYDPPATRAGLARLTAPVLVLAGELDGGPRPELARRAAEAFPHAECAVQPGAGHYPWLDDPEWFVGRLTAFLDGPQPGR, encoded by the coding sequence ATGCCGACCTTCACCGCGTCCGACGGGACCGAACTCACCTATCACCTGCGGGGCGAGGGTTCGCCGCTCGTCGTGTTGCCCGGAGGGCCGATGCGGGCCTCGGCCTATCTCGGGGATCTGGGCGGGCTGTCCGCGTACCGGCGACTCGTCCTGCTCGATCTGCGGGGCACCGGTGACTCCGCGGTGCCGGCGGATCCGGCGACGGCCCGCTGCGACCGGCTGGTGGACGACGTGGAGGTGTTGCGGGCCCACATGGGGTGGGAGCACATGGACGTGCTCGGGCATTCGGCGGGCGGCAGCCTCGCCATGCTGTACGCGGCTCGGTACCCGGAGCGGGTGGGGCGGCTGCTGCTGGTCACCGCTACTCCCTGGGCGCTGGGTATGCCGGCGACGGACGGGGACCGGCTGGCGGCGGCCCGGCTGCGGACGGGCGAGCCGTGGTTCGAGGGAGTGTTTCCGGCGTTCGAGGCGTGGCTGGCGGGGACGGGCGAGTACGACCCGGTGTTCGCGCCGTTCTTCTACGGACGCTGGGACAAGGCCGCCGAGGAACATGAGGCGCGCGCCGACGAGGAGTTCAACGACGAGGCCGCCGATGTGTACGGCTCCGAGGGTGCCTACGATCCTCCCGCGACCCGGGCAGGTCTCGCGCGGCTGACCGCCCCCGTCCTCGTCCTCGCCGGGGAACTCGACGGCGGCCCGCGACCCGAACTGGCGCGGCGTGCGGCCGAAGCCTTCCCGCACGCCGAGTGCGCCGTCCAGCCGGGCGCCGGACACTACCCGTGGCTGGACGACCCGGAATGGTTCGTGGGCCGCCTGACCGCGTTCCTCGACGGCCCTCAGCCGGGCCGGTAG
- a CDS encoding acyl-CoA synthetase → MEYNLADLFESVVDVVPDREALVYLDIPGTGAERRLTYAELDAAANRVGHHLVDRGIRPGEHVGLHLYNGVEYLQTVLGCLKARIVPVNVNYRYVEEELVYLYRDADLAGLVFDAEFTDRVAAALPRADGLRHLVRVGAPAPGAADVPAVAFTDAESAGSPERGFPPRSGDDQFIIYTGGTTGMPKGVMWRQEDLFFSGLGGGSPTGEPVKKPEELAERVAAGGAGITFFPAPPLMHGTSTLTAFIGFNFGQRVVLHRKFAPEEVLRTVEKEKVTSMSLVGDAMLRPLIDALEGPMKGTDMSSMFSVSSSGAIMSDTVRRQFQALVPNVMLLNNFGSSESGFNGTATEDSGPERGFRIRVNSRTQVVDPATHEPVAVGEVGRVAQCGHVPLGYYNDSRKTAETFFEKDGERWVLLGDMATVDEEGVVTVLGRGSQCINTGGEKVYPEEVEQALKSHPDVYDALVAGVPDAKWGHHVAAVVQLREGAGRPSLEDIQTHCRARLAGYKIPRRLVVTETIRRSPSGKADYRWAREVAVAADR, encoded by the coding sequence GTGGAGTACAACCTTGCGGACCTGTTCGAGTCGGTCGTCGACGTGGTGCCGGACCGCGAGGCGCTCGTGTACCTCGACATCCCCGGCACGGGCGCCGAGCGCCGGCTGACGTACGCGGAGCTGGACGCCGCCGCCAACCGCGTCGGCCATCATCTGGTCGACCGCGGGATACGCCCAGGCGAGCACGTCGGGCTCCATCTCTACAACGGCGTCGAGTACCTGCAGACCGTGCTGGGGTGCCTCAAGGCGCGGATCGTGCCGGTCAACGTCAACTACCGCTACGTGGAAGAGGAGTTGGTGTACCTCTACCGGGACGCCGATCTGGCGGGCCTGGTCTTCGACGCGGAGTTCACCGACCGGGTGGCGGCGGCGCTGCCACGGGCGGACGGGTTACGGCACCTGGTGCGGGTCGGGGCGCCGGCGCCGGGGGCGGCCGACGTGCCCGCCGTGGCCTTCACGGACGCGGAGTCCGCGGGCTCCCCGGAGCGCGGGTTCCCGCCCCGCTCCGGAGACGACCAGTTCATCATCTACACCGGCGGCACCACCGGGATGCCCAAGGGTGTGATGTGGCGTCAGGAGGACCTGTTCTTCTCCGGGCTCGGCGGCGGCTCGCCGACCGGGGAGCCGGTGAAGAAGCCGGAGGAGCTCGCCGAGCGGGTCGCGGCCGGCGGCGCGGGCATCACGTTCTTCCCCGCTCCCCCGCTGATGCACGGCACGTCCACCCTGACCGCCTTCATCGGCTTCAACTTCGGCCAACGCGTCGTGCTGCACCGCAAGTTCGCGCCCGAGGAGGTGCTGCGGACCGTCGAGAAGGAGAAGGTCACCAGCATGTCCCTGGTGGGCGACGCGATGCTGCGCCCGCTGATCGACGCGCTCGAAGGCCCGATGAAGGGCACCGACATGTCGTCGATGTTCAGCGTGTCGTCCTCGGGGGCGATCATGTCGGACACGGTGCGCCGGCAGTTCCAGGCGCTCGTCCCGAACGTCATGCTGCTCAACAACTTCGGCTCCTCGGAGTCCGGCTTCAACGGCACGGCGACGGAGGACTCGGGCCCCGAACGCGGCTTCCGCATCCGCGTCAACTCCCGTACGCAGGTGGTCGATCCGGCCACCCACGAGCCGGTCGCCGTGGGCGAGGTGGGCCGTGTCGCGCAGTGCGGCCACGTGCCGCTCGGCTACTACAACGACTCGCGGAAAACCGCCGAGACCTTCTTCGAGAAGGACGGCGAGCGGTGGGTGCTGCTCGGCGACATGGCCACCGTCGACGAGGAGGGCGTGGTCACCGTCCTAGGCCGAGGGTCGCAGTGCATCAACACGGGTGGCGAGAAGGTGTATCCGGAGGAGGTCGAGCAGGCGCTGAAGTCCCATCCGGACGTGTACGACGCGCTGGTGGCCGGTGTGCCGGACGCGAAGTGGGGCCACCATGTGGCGGCGGTGGTGCAGCTGCGCGAGGGCGCGGGGCGACCGTCCCTCGAGGACATCCAGACCCACTGCCGTGCCCGGCTCGCGGGATACAAGATCCCGCGCCGGCTGGTGGTCACGGAGACCATCCGGCGCTCGCCGAGCGGCAAGGCGGACTACCGGTGGGCCCGGGAAGTGGCGGTGGCCGCGGACCGGTGA
- a CDS encoding crotonase/enoyl-CoA hydratase family protein, with protein MSGTEHLTVRREGATLVLTLNRPEAKNALSLSMLVGLHDGWVRADEDDEVRSIVLTGAGGAFCAGMDLKALAGNGMEGEHHRARLKADPDLHWKAMLRHHRPRKPVIAAVEGYCVAGGTEILQGTDIRVAGESATFGLFEVRRGLFPIGGSTVRLQRQIPRTHALEMLLTGRPYSAREAADIGLIGHVVPDGTALDRALEIAGQINACGPLAVEAVKASVYETAEMTETDGLAAELKRGWPIFDTADAKEGARAFADKRPPEYKRA; from the coding sequence ATGAGTGGCACCGAACACCTCACCGTGCGGCGCGAGGGCGCCACGCTGGTGCTCACGCTCAACCGGCCGGAGGCGAAGAACGCGCTCTCGCTGTCGATGCTCGTCGGCCTCCACGACGGCTGGGTGCGGGCCGACGAGGACGACGAGGTCCGCTCGATCGTGCTGACCGGCGCGGGCGGCGCGTTCTGCGCCGGCATGGACCTCAAGGCCCTCGCCGGGAACGGCATGGAGGGCGAGCACCACCGCGCCCGCCTCAAGGCCGACCCGGACCTGCACTGGAAGGCGATGCTGCGCCACCACCGCCCCCGCAAACCGGTGATCGCCGCCGTCGAGGGGTACTGCGTCGCCGGCGGCACGGAGATCCTCCAGGGCACCGACATCCGGGTCGCGGGCGAGTCCGCGACCTTCGGTCTGTTCGAGGTCAGACGGGGTCTCTTCCCGATCGGCGGCTCCACGGTCCGCCTCCAGCGGCAGATCCCGCGCACCCACGCCCTGGAGATGCTGCTCACCGGCCGCCCCTACAGCGCCCGCGAGGCCGCGGACATCGGCCTGATCGGCCATGTCGTCCCCGACGGCACCGCACTGGACAGGGCCCTGGAGATCGCCGGACAGATCAACGCCTGCGGCCCGCTGGCCGTCGAGGCCGTCAAGGCCTCGGTGTACGAGACCGCGGAGATGACCGAGACCGACGGGCTCGCCGCCGAACTGAAACGGGGCTGGCCGATCTTCGACACCGCCGACGCCAAGGAAGGCGCCCGCGCCTTCGCGGACAAGCGGCCGCCCGAGTACAAGCGCGCGTAG
- a CDS encoding OB-fold nucleic acid binding domain-containing protein has protein sequence MPQVLKAPLVVEFPFTRSLSPVQSAFLTGLRERVVLGVRTGDGRVLVPPVEYDPVTAEEIRDLVEVAPTGTVTTWAWNHAPRRGQPLTTPFAWALVRIDGADTALLHALDAPGPDAVHTGMRVRVRWAQERSGAITDIACFEPYDGHAAEPAGHTGEFADAVTGIVAHARLDYTYSPGRAQSAYIHALADRRIVGERCPSCRKVYVPPRGACPTCGQATSEQVEVGPRGTVTTFCIVNIKAAHTANLDIEVPYVYAHIALDGADLALHGRIAGIPYDQVRMGLRVEAVWTEGARYPDHYRPTGEPDAEYDTYKELL, from the coding sequence ATGCCCCAAGTCCTCAAAGCGCCGCTCGTCGTCGAGTTCCCCTTCACCCGCTCCCTCAGCCCCGTGCAGAGCGCCTTCCTCACCGGCCTGCGCGAACGCGTCGTCCTCGGCGTGCGCACCGGTGACGGCCGCGTCCTCGTCCCGCCCGTCGAGTACGACCCCGTCACCGCCGAGGAGATCCGCGACCTCGTCGAGGTCGCCCCCACCGGCACGGTCACCACCTGGGCCTGGAACCACGCACCGCGCCGCGGCCAGCCCCTCACCACGCCCTTCGCCTGGGCCCTGGTCCGCATCGATGGCGCGGACACCGCCCTCCTGCATGCCCTCGACGCCCCAGGCCCCGACGCCGTCCACACCGGCATGCGGGTCCGCGTCCGCTGGGCCCAGGAACGCTCCGGCGCCATCACGGACATCGCCTGCTTCGAGCCGTACGACGGCCATGCGGCCGAACCGGCGGGCCACACCGGCGAGTTCGCGGACGCGGTCACCGGCATCGTCGCCCACGCCCGCCTCGACTACACCTACTCGCCCGGCCGTGCCCAGTCCGCCTACATCCACGCACTCGCCGACCGGCGCATCGTCGGCGAACGCTGTCCGTCCTGCCGCAAGGTGTACGTCCCGCCGCGCGGTGCCTGCCCCACATGTGGCCAGGCCACATCGGAACAGGTCGAAGTAGGTCCGCGCGGCACGGTCACCACCTTCTGCATCGTCAACATCAAGGCCGCGCACACGGCGAATCTCGACATCGAGGTGCCGTACGTCTACGCGCACATCGCGCTCGACGGCGCCGATCTCGCCCTGCACGGCCGTATCGCCGGCATCCCCTACGACCAGGTGCGGATGGGCCTGCGCGTCGAGGCCGTCTGGACGGAAGGCGCCCGCTACCCCGACCACTACCGGCCCACCGGCGAACCGGACGCGGAGTACGACACCTACAAGGAGCTGTTGTGA